From Alligator mississippiensis isolate rAllMis1 chromosome 9, rAllMis1, whole genome shotgun sequence, one genomic window encodes:
- the BIRC7 gene encoding baculoviral IAP repeat-containing protein 7 isoform X2, with product MEDIFPAEDTEAEPRSLPLFKSSMWCEERRLRTFQHWPDSNPVSAPDLAKAGFFFLGPGDRVQCFCCGGILRSWEAGDVPMLEHLKFFPSCRFACGKEVGNEQALSLQEQEMLPIRDILDCVDGQIFSLLQRLDTEETALPSHPEYPEMRMEEMRLATFHNWPPYNEMYPEQLARAGFFYTGHGDTVKCFYCDGTMRDWMLGDDPWKEHAKWFPRCEFLLQSKGRAFVTRVQETYFNPQEPLGDSWSRDEQEPSAIQVYADPAPRDSGTSGLKEEAQAECSEEPAGPMLSTEEQLRRLQEERMCKVCMDKDVSVVFVPCGHLVACAECAPNLRRCPICRASIRGSVRTFLS from the exons ATGGAGGACATCTTTCCAGCAGAGGACACTGAAGCTGAGCCAAGGAGTTTGCCACTCTTCAAATCCAGCATGTGGTGTGAGGAGAGGAGATTGAGGACTTTCCAGCACTGGCCTGACAGCAATCCTGTCTCTGCCCCTGACCTAGCCAAGGCTGGGTTCTTCTTCCTGGGCCCTGGGGACAGAGTGCAGTGCTTCTGCTGTGGAGGGATCCTAagaagctgggaagctggggaCGTCCCCATGCTCGAACACCTGAAGttcttcccttcctgcagatTTGCCTGTGGCAAAGAGGTTGGGAACGAGCAGGCGTTATCTCTGCAGGAGCAGGAGATGCTCCCTATTCGGGACATCTTGGACTGTGTGGATGGGCAGATCTTCAgcctcttgcagaggctggacACAGAGGAGACTGCCCTACCCAGCCATCCAGAATACCCAGAGATGAGGATGGAGGAGATGCGACTGGCCACTTTCCATAACTGGCCACCCTATAATGAGATGTACCCGGAGCAGCTGGCCCGTGCAGGGTTTTTTTACACAG GTCACGGTGACACTGTAAAATGTTTTTACTGTGATGGTACCATGAGGGACTGGATGCTTGGAGATGACCCCTGGAAGGAACATGCTAAATGGTTTCCAAG GTGCGAGTTTCTGCTGCAGTCAAAGGGGAGAGCATTTGTTACCAGGGTTCAAGAGACTTATTTCAACCCACAAGAACCTCTG GGAGACTCGTGGTCTCGGGATGAACAAGAACCCTCTGCTATCCAAG TTTATGCAGACCCTGCTCCGAGGGACAGCGGTACATCGGGACTGAAGGAGGAAGCCCAAGCTGAGTGCTCCGAAGAACCAG CAGGTCCTATGCTGAGCACAGAGGAGCAGCTGCGGCGCCTGCAGGAAGAGCGGATGTGCAAAGTCTGCATGGACAAGGATGTGTCCGTCGTCTTCGTCCCCTGTGGACACCTGGTGGCGTGTGCAGAGTGCGCCCCTAACCTGCGACGATGCCCTATCTGCAGAGCATCCATCCGGGGGAGTGTGAGGACGTTCCTGTCTTGA
- the BIRC7 gene encoding baculoviral IAP repeat-containing protein 7 isoform X1 gives MEDIFPAEDTEAEPRSLPLFKSSMWCEERRLRTFQHWPDSNPVSAPDLAKAGFFFLGPGDRVQCFCCGGILRSWEAGDVPMLEHLKFFPSCRFACGKEVGNEQALSLQEQEMLPIRDILDCVDGQIFSLLQRLDTEETALPSHPEYPEMRMEEMRLATFHNWPPYNEMYPEQLARAGFFYTGHGDTVKCFYCDGTMRDWMLGDDPWKEHAKWFPRCEFLLQSKGRAFVTRVQETYFNPQEPLGDSWSRDEQEPSAIQDPMGNRELLSPLDQSSIVQNVLQMGFDPSLVISLAQSKYLLTGTCYLSESELVSDLLQTNGEESSSAEGSRVYADPAPRDSGTSGLKEEAQAECSEEPAGPMLSTEEQLRRLQEERMCKVCMDKDVSVVFVPCGHLVACAECAPNLRRCPICRASIRGSVRTFLS, from the exons ATGGAGGACATCTTTCCAGCAGAGGACACTGAAGCTGAGCCAAGGAGTTTGCCACTCTTCAAATCCAGCATGTGGTGTGAGGAGAGGAGATTGAGGACTTTCCAGCACTGGCCTGACAGCAATCCTGTCTCTGCCCCTGACCTAGCCAAGGCTGGGTTCTTCTTCCTGGGCCCTGGGGACAGAGTGCAGTGCTTCTGCTGTGGAGGGATCCTAagaagctgggaagctggggaCGTCCCCATGCTCGAACACCTGAAGttcttcccttcctgcagatTTGCCTGTGGCAAAGAGGTTGGGAACGAGCAGGCGTTATCTCTGCAGGAGCAGGAGATGCTCCCTATTCGGGACATCTTGGACTGTGTGGATGGGCAGATCTTCAgcctcttgcagaggctggacACAGAGGAGACTGCCCTACCCAGCCATCCAGAATACCCAGAGATGAGGATGGAGGAGATGCGACTGGCCACTTTCCATAACTGGCCACCCTATAATGAGATGTACCCGGAGCAGCTGGCCCGTGCAGGGTTTTTTTACACAG GTCACGGTGACACTGTAAAATGTTTTTACTGTGATGGTACCATGAGGGACTGGATGCTTGGAGATGACCCCTGGAAGGAACATGCTAAATGGTTTCCAAG GTGCGAGTTTCTGCTGCAGTCAAAGGGGAGAGCATTTGTTACCAGGGTTCAAGAGACTTATTTCAACCCACAAGAACCTCTG GGAGACTCGTGGTCTCGGGATGAACAAGAACCCTCTGCTATCCAAG ATCCTATGGGGAATCGGGAATTGCTATCTCCTCTGGATCAGTCTTCCATAGTGCAGAATGTCCTGCAGATGGGCTTTGACCCCAGCTTGGTGATTAGCTTGGCCCAGAGTAAATACCTGCTGACTGGAACTTGCTACTTATCTGAGTCTGAGCTGGTTTCGGATCTGCTTCAAACAAATGGGGAGGAGAGCAGCAGTGCAGAAGGAAGCAGAG TTTATGCAGACCCTGCTCCGAGGGACAGCGGTACATCGGGACTGAAGGAGGAAGCCCAAGCTGAGTGCTCCGAAGAACCAG CAGGTCCTATGCTGAGCACAGAGGAGCAGCTGCGGCGCCTGCAGGAAGAGCGGATGTGCAAAGTCTGCATGGACAAGGATGTGTCCGTCGTCTTCGTCCCCTGTGGACACCTGGTGGCGTGTGCAGAGTGCGCCCCTAACCTGCGACGATGCCCTATCTGCAGAGCATCCATCCGGGGGAGTGTGAGGACGTTCCTGTCTTGA
- the BIRC7 gene encoding baculoviral IAP repeat-containing protein 7 isoform X3, with translation MTPGRNMLNGFQGASFCCSQRGEHLLPGFKRLISTHKNLWETRGLGMNKNPLLSKELVPQRLDPEHPMGNRELLSPLDQSSIVQNVLQMGFDPSLVISLAQSKYLLTGTCYLSESELVSDLLQTNGEESSSAEGSRVYADPAPRDSGTSGLKEEAQAECSEEPAGPMLSTEEQLRRLQEERMCKVCMDKDVSVVFVPCGHLVACAECAPNLRRCPICRASIRGSVRTFLS, from the exons ATGACCCCTGGAAGGAACATGCTAAATGGTTTCCAAG GTGCGAGTTTCTGCTGCAGTCAAAGGGGAGAGCATTTGTTACCAGGGTTCAAGAGACTTATTTCAACCCACAAGAACCTCTG GGAGACTCGTGGTCTCGGGATGAACAAGAACCCTCTGCTATCCAAG gaacTAGTCCCACAGAGATTGGATCCTGAAC ATCCTATGGGGAATCGGGAATTGCTATCTCCTCTGGATCAGTCTTCCATAGTGCAGAATGTCCTGCAGATGGGCTTTGACCCCAGCTTGGTGATTAGCTTGGCCCAGAGTAAATACCTGCTGACTGGAACTTGCTACTTATCTGAGTCTGAGCTGGTTTCGGATCTGCTTCAAACAAATGGGGAGGAGAGCAGCAGTGCAGAAGGAAGCAGAG TTTATGCAGACCCTGCTCCGAGGGACAGCGGTACATCGGGACTGAAGGAGGAAGCCCAAGCTGAGTGCTCCGAAGAACCAG CAGGTCCTATGCTGAGCACAGAGGAGCAGCTGCGGCGCCTGCAGGAAGAGCGGATGTGCAAAGTCTGCATGGACAAGGATGTGTCCGTCGTCTTCGTCCCCTGTGGACACCTGGTGGCGTGTGCAGAGTGCGCCCCTAACCTGCGACGATGCCCTATCTGCAGAGCATCCATCCGGGGGAGTGTGAGGACGTTCCTGTCTTGA